A stretch of DNA from Fibrobacter succinogenes:
GCAAGCACCACGGCGAATCCGAAGCTTCACAGGAACTCGGCCTTAAGATTATCGGTCACATGCGCGAATTCTGCGACAAGGAATCCGAACGCTTGGGCCTCAACTTCAGCTTGCTTGCAACACCTGCTGAAGGCCTCTCGGGCCGCTTTGTGCGCATGGACAAGAAGAAGTTCGGCATTATCCCGGGCGTTACCGACCGCGATTACTATACGAACTCTTTCCACGTGCCGGTTTACTATAGAATCTCGGCTTTCAAGAAGCTCTCGCTGGAAGCTCCGTACCACGCGCTCACGAACGCTGGCCACATCAGCTACATCGAACTCGATGGCGACCCGACGCAGAATCTGGATGCTTTCGAAAAGATCGTGAAGCACATGGCAAAGGTCGGAATCGGTTACGGTTCTATCAACCACCCTGTCGATCGCGACCCGGTTTGCGGATTCGTGGGCGTGATTGGCGATGTGTGCCCGCGCTGCGGACGTAGTGAAGGCCATGCCATCTCTTGCGAAAAGCTCGCTGAACTTAGAAAGAAATTCCCCGGAATGCCCGCATTCAGAGGGATTAGATAATGAGTTAATCGTTCTGAGTTACTAGTTACTAGAAATTCGGAACTTAGATTTTGTGTCATCCTGAGCGTAGGGCATAGCCCGAAGTCGAAGGATCCAGTTGATTCTTGGATTGCTCAGAATGGCTCGAAGAACTGCGGCGAAGCCGCAATCAAGGAGTACAGAAAAATGTCTGAAAAGGAAATGTCTCAGTATGGAGAAGGAATCGGATTCGAACGTATCCGTCGCATTACGGGTTATCTCGTTGGTACAGTCGACCGCTTCAACAACGCTAAGCGCGCCGAAGTCAACGATCGCGTAAAGCACGGCGTGTAAGATGGATGATTATCCTCCACTGCGGATTGCAGGGATTGAGCCCGAATCATTCGTGGACGGTCCCGGTATCCGTTTGACTGTGTTTACCCAGGGCTGCCACCACAATTGCCCAGGGTGCCAGAATCCGCAGACTCATGATTTTGAGGGCGGGCACTTTATCGAGCGCGAAGCGATCATCACGATGATCAAGGAAAATCCGTTGCTCGATGGCGTGACGTTTAGCGGAGGCGATCCGATGGACCAGGCGGCGGCACTTGTTCCGCTTGCACGCGAAATCAAGGAACGCGGTCTCAATCTCGTGATTTTCACGGGATACACGTACGAACAGCTGATGAAGCTTACGCCCGAAAAGCCGGAGCTCTTTGAATTGCTCTCGTTTGCGGATATCCTCATTGACGGTCCGTTTGTCATGGCGAAAAAGTCGCTGGACATCAAGTTCAGAGGTTCTTGGAACCAGCGCATTATCGATGTGCAAAAGAGCCTTGTCGAAGGCCATGTGGTCATCCATCAGATTCAACTGGACGAGATGGCGGAACACCCCGACAGGGAATACAATACATAAGCGCGATGGGCGAGGGCGGTAAATGCCTGCGAAAATCGTGAATGTAAAAAGGACGAGTTCTGCTCGTCCTTTTGCGTTATGGGAGAATTTGGTCTTTGGTCAGATTGAATCTGAGGATTAGTGTTTCCAAAGGGACCCCATCTTTGAAAAGGGCCCTAGCTGTTTCTAGCTTTTCGGCTTCGGCCTTGGTGAGTTCGTCACGTACCTTTTGTGTTTCCGCTCGGGCTTCGGCAAGTTCTTTGCGAAATTCATCGCCGGCACTCACAAAACCATATTTCTGTCCTATGCTTACGAATGCCATTTCTAACTCCTTGAGTTGTTCTTCATTGAGGTACTTTAAAGCTACATTCGTTATGGAAAATAATCAAGTAGGCCTATTGTTGGGCTTGGGGGGGGCTGATGATTAGGAAAAAACGATGGAATTTGTGTCTTTGATACAATGTCGAAGGATTTTTCCGGAACAGACCTTTATATCGAGGATGAGGAATAATCTATATTACAAGTAATAAAGGAGCCCGTTATGACATATACATTTTTGAAGCTTGCTGAAGAAGTTCTTGAAGAAGCCAAAAAGCGCGAGAACATCCAAGCACTTTCCCATGTGGAAATATGGGAAAAGGCTGAAAAATATGGAATTCAAAACAAGTGTAGTTCCTCTGGTAAAACGCCTTGGCAATCCATCTGCGCTCAAATATATGTGGATATGAAGGATAACGCTAAAACTATTTTTGCAAAAATTGGTACGCGGCCTGTGCGTTTTGCTCTTAAGAAATATGTTGAAAATGGTGTAAAGATTACTGACATAGAACAAAAAATAAAACAGCCTAAGACAATATTTTCGGAACGGGATTTACATCCGCTTTTGACGAAGTTTGTTTATTCGAATTCGCATTTTCATTGTTATGCAAAGACTATTTATCATGAGACTTCAGCCAAACATAAGATTGGGCGAAATCATTGGTTGCATCCGGATTTGATGGCCGTCTATTTCCCGTTTGATTCGTATCAAACAGGAACACTGGATATAATTAAGTCTTTTTATGAGTCAAAAATGAAATTGTTCTCATTTGAGATGAAAAAAGAAATCACTAGCTCGACTCTTCGTGAGTATTATTTCCAAGCGGTTTCTAATTCTAGTTGGGCTAACGAAGGCTATTTGGTCGCTTTGAAATTTGATCAAGATGATGATTTTCGTGAAGAAATGCAACGCCTTAACAATTCTTTCGGCATAGGCTTTATCCAACTCGACGCAACGAATGTGGAACAAAGTAGTGTTCTAATTCCTGCTAAAATCCATGAACAAATTGATTGGGATTCTCTTGATCGTCTTATTGAGGAAAATCCTGATGTCAAGAATTTCGTCGACTCCATTAATGGGGATGTTCTGCTTCAAAAGGTAAAGAATAAGAACGAATATGATGAAATCTTCGATAACTCCAAGATGGAAAAGTGGATTAAGGACAAGGGAATTGAATAGCGACTATTGTCTGACAAAAGTTAATTAGCTATATTTGTTATCAAAAGTTCCCACGGCGCCTCTTAACAATGCGTACCACGGTGGGACTTCGCTTTTTTGGCTTTGTCTTTAGATTTGCTGTCGAAATTTTCGGTTGCCAATTCTCCACCAAGCTGGTGGAGTTTTTCGAAAGTGGGGCAAATGCAAAATTGTTCGGCAAAAACGTACAACCCTCTTGACGATAGTTTTCCGATAGCCTATATTTAGTGTACGGATGAGCAAATGTGTTGCTCTGCAAACAACAAAAGCCCCGCTGTTTTCAGCATGTCTGCGGGGAGGAGTTAAAAGATGAAGAATGATGTGAAAAATGGTGGTGTCGGCATTTGGCTTGACGAAATTGTTCCTTGTCTCAAGGATACCGAAACTGGCGAAATCAAGGAAACGGTTGTATTTAAAATCGAAAGTCGTTCATTCCTGAAAAAATTCAACGAAAAGAATGGTTGGGGAATCAATTGGATAGAAATTCCCGATAATGTTGATGTCTTTGCCCTTGCGTTGAAGGAAAATAACGAAATTCAGGGACTTGTCGGAGTGAAAAACGACAAAAATTCTGTTGCGGCATTTATCCATTGGGCATGTACCGCACCTCGCAATAATAAGCGATTGAGTGGATCGCAAAAATACATTGGGGTTGGAGGGCATCTGTTTGCCATTGCTGCTGATAAGTCGATTCAGTGGGGATATCAAGGCGCAATTCACGGCTTTGCCCTTAACAAAGAACTTCTTAATCACTATATTGAAGTATTAGGAGCCATATTTTTAGGGGCTTTGCACGAATATCAATTTTTCGTGAACGAAAAATCGGCAAAACATCTTTTGGAGACTTACACCTATGAATGGAACTAAGGGACCTGTCATTCTGGCGGAATCCATGGAGGCGTATAGGGCCACTCCTGACCCGTACAAAGATGCTCCTTCAATGCATGTGAACTTATTGGAGTTGTCTCGTTATGCAGAAAGAATCGGAAAGCCGATGTGCGAACTGACTAAGGAAGAAATAGACCAATTCCGGTTGTAATTGATCTCGTCTGCCCTCTTTCTTGATTATATTTATCACATGGTTATGGATATGTTTGGGAAGAATGTTTTGGCGACTACTGTTGTCGCTGCGTCGGCTTTGACTGTATCGGCGTTTGCGGCGGGTAAGGTTGCTTGCGTTGGCAATAGTATCACGTATGGTTACGGGATTGAGTCTTGGCCGGACCAGACGAGTTATCCGCATCATTTGCAGGGGATGCTGCGCGAAAATGCGCTGAGTGATACGGTCGAAAATTTTGGCGTGAGTGGGCTTACGGTCCGCAAGGATGATCAGGCTTCGTATTGGAAAGGTTACCGCTTTGCGCCGGCGATTGAATTTGCGGCAGATACGGTTATCATTGAGCTTGGTACAAACGATTCGAAGGCTTACACGACTTGGAATTCTCCGGCGCAGAATGCGGCCGTCGATTCGGCGATTACGGCTGATTTTGAAGCGTTGATTGATACGTTCCAGGTGAAGTCAAAGCCGCATGTCTTTATTTGCTTGGCGCCTTATGTGAACAACGTAGAATGGAATATCCTCGATACCGCGGTCGTGAACCGTGTGAACCCGGCGATTTTGCGGGCGGGGCTCGAAAAGGGTGTGAATGTCATCGACTTGCATTCGCGTTTTAGCGCTCTCGAAAATCCGGGCTGGTACTTGTCGGATTTGGTGCATCCGTCTGTCGAAGGCGCAAAGCACTTGGCAGAAATTGTGTATGCCCATTTGCAAATGGATACGTTGCATGTAACGCAAGATGGCTCGACGCTCAAGGCGCCGAAGGGCTTTGGATTCCAGTGGTACAAGGACGGACGCCTCTTGGATGGCGACACGCTTGAAACGCTTACTGTTTCGAGTGTTGGCAAGTACAAGGTCTCTGTGAAAATTGACGAAAAAAGTTTGTCACGGATTGTGACAGAAACGCTTGATTTGCAGGAGCGAACTGCGTTGAAGCCGAATGCTCGCGTTAGTGAAAAAGCTTCAGTGAATTCGTCTCGTTACTTAGAACAACGTTTTGACGCTCGTGGTCGCGCTTTGAAAACACAAAGCTCGTTCCAGAAAGTTTATATTAAACGGCTCTAGCCTAATTTTTCGGTGAGTCTTGTGTACCGGCGAGTGCTGCGGTTGTTGCGCACGGCTTGGTAGAATGCACCGGGAGCTGACAAAATCCACACATGACCTTTGGCACGCGTAATCGCGGTGTAGATGAGGTTCCGCTGCAGCATAATGCTGTGGCTTGAATCGAGCACGACGATGACGGCGGGGTATTCGCTACCTTGGCTTTTGTGGATGGTGCAGGCGTACGCAAGGATGAGCTCTTCGACTTCATCGGGCTCGTAATCGACAGTCTTGTCGTCGTAAAAAACCGTGATCTTTTTTGTTTCCTTGCCGATTTTGTAGATGATGCCGACGTCGCCGTTGAACACGTTCTTGTCGTAGTTGTTGCGGATTTGCATCACGCGGTCGCCTGTGCTCCAGTTGCCGCTTGCAATTTTGATGCGTTCCTTGCCGGGATTCAGAAGGTCTTGCAAGAAGTTGTTCAGCTCGTAAATGCCGAGAGGTCCTTTGCGCATTGGCGTGAGGAGCTGCATCTCTTGCGTATCGATATCGAGCTTTTCTTTGATGCCAAATGTGACGAGGCGGGCAATGATGTCTTTAGCTTCATCGGCCGACTCGTAAGGCAAAAAGTGGAAGTTCGTGCCTTCGATGGGCGAGGGGCAAATGCCTTGGTTGATTTTGGCAGCTTTGTCGGCGATGTCGTTTCCGCCGGCCTGGCGGAAAATGTGCTGAAGGCGGGTGCTCGGAATCTTGGGGCAACGCAACAAGTCGTTCAGCACATTGCCTGCTCCCACGCTGGGGAGCTGGTCGGCATCGCCTACGAGAACAATTCGCGCGTTGAGTGGCGTCGCTTCGAGGAGCGACGCGGCAAGCCACGTATCGACCATACTGAATTCATCAACGATGAGCAAATTGCATTGGAGCTTATTGTTTTCGTCGCGGTGGAACTTGCCCGAAATCGGATCTACTTCGAGCAATCGGTGGATTGTGCGGGCTTTTTCGCCACAGCATTCGCCCATGCGCTTGGCGGCGCGCCCCGTTGGGGCCGTGAGGCTTACGCATTCTTCCATTTGGCGGGCGAGATACAAAATCCCCTTAAGGATTGTTGTCTTGCCGGTGCCTGGGCCGCCTGTGATAATCGAAATCTTTCGCGATAGCGCCATCTGGATGGCTCGCCTTTGAATTGGATCAAAGCTGAACTTGTGTTCGCGTTCCCACTGCGCAAGAGCGTTTTCGAAGCCTTCCGTTGAAAGTTCGTTGTATCGCAAACGGAGCTTGATGTTGTCTGCAATGCGCTGCTCGGCATTGTAGAGTGGTGGAAAATAGCAGTCGTCGCCTTCGCGTTTGATGCGTCCGATTTCGCTTGCTTTTTCGAATTCATCGAGGAGCGTGTTGATGGCACTTTCGTCATCTTGCATTAAACGCAAATTGCGGAACGTGCGTTCCAAGAGAACGTTTTTGGGCAAGAATACATGCCCGTCGCTCACGGAAGCTTCTTGCAATGTGTAAAGTAATGCCGCTTGAAAACGCTCGGGGCTGTCTTTCGGGAATCCAACTTTCTGCGCGATTTCATCGGCTTTCAAGAATCCGATGCCCCAGACTTCTTCGCAGAGCATGTACGGGTTCTGCGTGATGCGTTCAATTGTCGCCTGCCCGAACTTGTTCCAAAGGCGTTTGGCTACACTGCCGACAATTTCGTGCTTGTACAAAAACAGCATCGTCTCGCGGCTGTGGCGCGCTTCTTGCCAACGTGCCAAAAAAGCTTCCACCTTGCGGGCGGGGAAGCCTTTGATTTTCACTTCTCGGAATTTGTCAGGATCGTTGTCTAGGATATCGGCAGTTTTATCGCCAAAAATTTCAACGATGCGTTCGGCAATTTTTTGCCCGACTCCAGGGAATTGCCCGCTTGCCAAGTATTCGACAATGTCGTTGTCTTCTGTGGCGAGGTATTCAAAAGAAGTCGCCTGGAATTGCTTTCCATATTTCGGATGCGAACCCCAGTCGCCTTCTACAGCAATCGTTTCACCGGGCTGTAAAGCGGGGAATGTTCCTGTAACGACAACGACTTTCTTGCTTTCAGCGTCGTTAAGGCGCATCACGGTAAAGCCGTTTTGCAGGCTATGAAACGTGATGCTTTTGATTGAACCTTTAACTTGCACGAATTTTGCGGCGTTTGTTTTTTGCGGCGCTTGTAAAACTTGCGAATCTCTAGTTTACTCAGCCTTCGGAATTTTTCCTTCGTCAAGGTCGGGATTCCAACGGTCGGCATTGTAACCTTCCATCTTTGAAAGCGTCTTGCCGCGAACGCAGAGGAAGAATCCGAGAATGGCAGCGTCATGGAGTGCAATCACGAGAGCTGTCTTGTAATCAAGTCCAAAACCGAGCGGAGCGCCCTTGAGATTTTCCGGGCTCACCCAGAGGATGTAATCTGCTGTAATGAACGTCATGAACATGCACGGGATAAGCGCAATCCAGAAGTTCTTCTTTTTACTGCGGAGGTAAACCGTGGCAACGCACAAACTGCAAACGGCCATGAGCTGGTTGCTCCAGCTGAAGTAGTTCCACAAGATGTTGAAGCCTTCGGGGTTCAAGTTGCTCCAAAAAATGATCACAGCGCAGAGGGCGAACATCGGAACCGTGAGGATCAAACGGTTACGCACGGAGGTCTGTTCAAGACCTGTGAGTTCTGCAATCGTAAGGCGGAGGCTGCGGAGGCTGGTGTCGCCACTTGTAATGGCAAGGATAATCACGCCCACAACTACGAGAATCGAAATCGGAGCCCAAGGAATTACTGTCGAAACGAGAACGCTCAAGACTTTCACGCCCGAAGCGCCTGTCAAAAGTTCCGGCATCTGGTGATAAATGAACATACCGCCAGCGGCCCAAATCATGCCGATTAAACCTTCGATAATCATCATGCCATAGAACGTCTGACGGCCTGTCTTTTCGGTCACTTCGGTACGAGCAACGAGCGGGCTTTGCGTGCTGTGGAAACCGCTGATGATGCCGCAAGCAATCGTTACGAAGAGCATCGGGATAATCGGCTGGCCTGCCGGATGCTTGTGGAAGTTGCTCATGATATCGCTAAAGCAGAATTCATCGAGTACGTTCAAGTTCGGGATGATGCCCACGAAAATCGCGAGCGAAGCGAGAATCAGGAGGGCGCCAAAAACCGGGTAGATGCGGCCGATAATCTTGTCAATCGGGAAGAAAGTGCTAATGAAGTAGTAGGCAAAAATGACGGCGACAGCAATCCAGAAAAGCGTCGGCGAAACGTGACTGCCAGCGAGAATCGGCGTATTCACGAGAGCTGCTGGCGTGTTGGTGAACACTGCACCGACGAGGATGAGCGCCACGGAAATGAGCGTCATTACAAGCTTTGCAGGGCCCTTGCCCAAAAACTTGCGGGAGAGCGCTGGCACATTGTAGCCGTTGTTGCGCATGCTGATCATGCCGCTGAAGTAGTCGTGTACAGCGCCGCCAAGCACGTTGCCGAGCGGGAGCAAGATGAACACGATGGCGCCAAACTTGATGCCAAGAATCACGCCAATCACAGGACCGATGCCCGCGATGTTCAAAAGTTGAATGAGAACGTTTTTCCAATGCGGCATGGGAACTCGGTCAACGCCATCGGGGTTTGCGAGAGCCGGAGTTTTTCTGTCGTCCGGTCCGAAAACGCGTTCGACGAACTTGCCGTAGGTGAAATATCCAAGGATGAGGATTGCAACACCAATTAGGAATGTTATCATTTTTTGCCTTCTTTAGTTAGTTAAAACTGTACCATCGCGTTGATGGACATGGCTATGTAGGTTTGCCAAAAATAGCTGTTGTGGTCTTTGACTCCGTTATTCTTTTTGCCAAATTCGATAGTTCCGCTATTATCCGTATTGACTGATTTATACCAGTTCTCGTAAAAACGCACGGATGGAGATAAGCAGAAAAAGTCCGTAATATAATAGCGGATGTTTGCGATTATTGCAACGGCCGAACCCTTTAAGCTGGAATCGAAAAATTCTTTGCCATTGCTAGAGGTGTTTTTTTCGATATTCATGCTGGAAAATGAGTAGCCGAGACCTACACCCACTTGGAAATATTCGGGAAAGAAAAAGTTATAGGTGGCTTCGAGTCCGAATCGCCAATAGCTTATGTCTTGTTCTTTCATTTCTTTGGGATTGTTATCGATAGAGCCCGTTGTAGACCAGTATTGGAATGATAACCCGAAAGAAAATTCGCGGATATTCACGCCGAGGTTATAGTCGGGGGTTAGAAGAATTTTATTTTGCGGAAAATTGACGATTTCTGTATTACCTTCTTTATCGGTAATTTTAAGTACTCTGGAAAAAAAATCACCGCGGTTTGCCATAATGCCAATGCCGATACTGGCATAATAAGAACGTGGCCACTGCGCAAAATCGCCTTCGCTGGGTTGCGCCCAAACAACTCCTACCCAAAAAGCTAATGCCAAAAGAATTTTTTTCATCACAATCCTCCCTTTAAAAAAGCACCCTTAATTTAGAAATTTAAGGGTGCCTTGGTATAATTTGTAATGTATTATGGCGCGTTATTCAGCGTATTTGAACATCGCGTCGATGCACTTCTTGGCTTTCACGCGCACATCTTCGTTAAGCGAGATGTGTTCTGCCTTTTCGGGGTGGCGGAGTGCTTCCAAGATGTTTTCGAGGGAGTTCGATTTCATGTACTTGCACATGCAGCAGCTACCGATAAAGTTCATGTCGGGGTGCTCGTAGTGCATGCGGGCATTGAGGCCGCATTCCGTGAGGAGCAAGATGCAACTGTCCTTGGGCTGCTGGTTGATGTAGCTGACCATTTGGCCCGTGCTTCCGACGTAGTCGCTGAGCATGGCAACCGACGGATTGCATTCCGGGTGGCTGATTACCTTGAGATTCGGGTTTTGGCTACGGAAGAACTGGATCAAATCCGGGTCGTAGTTTTCGTGAACGTAGCAGCAGCCGTTATAGAGCTTGATATCCTTCTTGACTCCGCGACGCTTCATTTCGTCGATGATGTTCTGGCCCATGAGGGCGTCCGGTACAAAGTAAATCTTGTCGGACGGGATTGTTTCGACAATGTGCATCACGTTACCGCTAGTCACGCAAACGTCGCAGGCTGCTTTCACGTCGGCGGTCGTGTTGATATAGCAAACGAACGTGTAGTCCGGATTCTGCTTGCGGAGTTCTTCGACGTCCTTGCCGGTAATGGAATCGGCGAGACTGCAACCCGTGAGCGGGCCTGGAATGATGACGTCTTTCTGCGGGTTTAAAATCTTGGCGGTTTCGCCCATGAAACGCACGGCAGAGAAGAGAATCGTCTTTTGCTGGACGGTTGTGGCGTCTTTGCTGAGTTTGAAGCTATCGCCAGTGAAGTCGGCAACGCCCAAGAGAATTTCAGGAGCGCAATAGCTGTGGGCGAGAATAACGGTGTCCTGCTGCTTTTTGAGCTCGTTGATTTCGTTGATGAGCGGGAGCATCTTTTCCACCTTTTCCATGGTGTAGGTGCAAAGGGCTGCGCCCGGCTTGACGGACTTGAGACGATTGTAAAGTTCTTCTGCTGTCATTGTTGATTCCGTGAAATGTAATTTCCTAGATGAAAGATAGTAATTTTAGTAGGAAGTAGGATGTAAGAAGTAGGAAGGGATTTAAAAGTGGTTAGTAAACAGTATGCTATAGGAAGGGCTTATAATCGCGGCTTTGCCGCCTAACTATTCCTGTCTACTGTCTACTGCCTACTGTTTACTGCGCCGCAGGCGCCGCTAGTATCCAGCCCATTCAGCGCTGATGGAGGGGCTTGCTTTGCGGATGTTTTTTTCTTCAGAAGTTTCTTCCTTGCGGGCGATGTCGCCGTTAGCGATGCGTTCCTTGATTTCGTCAAATGTTTTGGGAGGTACTGAATCTGGAGTATTGTCGCCGAGCACTTTGCAGGGGGCCGCTTCGGATTCTTTTGCCTTGTCTTTCACGGGCGTGTATTCGCGGAGCGCTTCGACGGTGTAGAATTTGTCTTCTTCGGGGCACCATGCGGTAAGCGCCTTGCCATAGCAGCAACCGGAATCAAGACCGATAAATCCGGGAATGTTCACGAAGCCTTTCTTGGCCCAATGTCCAAAGACAACAGTCTTGTTCCAAGAGACTTGTTCATACCAGGGCTTGTCATTCCAGTTGCGGATGGAAAGGAGCACTTCGGGGCTCATGTCTTCGAGGCGCGTTTTGCCCGGTTCGAGTCCGGCGTGTACGAGCAAGGCGTGCGGCGTATCGCGCCAAAGCGGCCAGTTCTTGACGGTATCGCGAATGTAGACCCATTCATCGAGCGTGAGCGCCTTGAAGCGTTTTTTCTGCTTTTCGGTCCATTGGCTTTTGGGTGTATCCATCATGCGGATGAGGTGTTCCTCGTGGTTTCCACGGACGGTCAAAATGCCAATTTCTTCGACAATGCGCATGGCGCGAAGCATGTCGGGGCCTTTGTTGATAATATCGCCGGTTTGGAAGATGGTATCGTTACCGCGGACAAATCCGAACTTGTCAATCATTTCGGAAAGCTCATCAGCACAACCATGCACATCACCGATGTAGAGAGTACGTTTCATTTTTTAGTAGACAGTAGGAAGTAGGCGGTAGGAAGTAGTTTGGTAATGGGGTCGCACTAAAGTGCTTTGGGCTCGCTTCGCTTTGGGGTAAGGGGTCGCTTCGATGATAGACGAAAGACGATAGACGAAAGACGAATAATCGCGGCTTCGCCGCCTAGTAAAAATTTTTTGCTCGTTGCACATTGCTATAATCTCTCGTCTTTACTCTTCGAGTCAAAACTTTTCGGCTCGGTTATATCGGCAATCGTACTTGCCGATGTGACTCTCGCCTCTCTCTCGTCTTTCGTCTATAGCCCGCTGTGGCGGGCGTTCTTTCGTCTATAAATGCACTGCTTGTCGCAATTTGTTCATTTCATTTGGCGTGAGTTCGCGGAACTCGCCTGCGGGCAAATCGCCGAGTTGAATTTGGCAATAGCTCACGCGTTTGAGGTCGCGAATTTCATAACCGACGGCACGCATCATGCGGCGGATTTCGCGGTTTTTGCCTTCGATAAGCACCAGTTCTGCAAAACCATTTTCGAGGTACACGTCTGTTGCAAAGGCGATTTCTTCGGGTGCGTCAGGATCTTCGGGGTCGCGGATGTCTACGCCATCGACTAAACGCTGGGCAGCAGATTCGCTGAGCTGGCGCGTTGTCCACACGTAATAACTGCGCGGCACTTCGAAGCTCGGGTGCGTGAGACGGTAAAGCAATTCGCCATCGTCGGTGAACAGCAAAAGGCCGCGGCTCTGCAAGTCGAGTCGTCCAACGTATTTAAAGTTGTGGTATCCCGGCGGCAAGTAATCGTAAACCGTGCGGCGGCCTTGCGGGTCGTCCTTGGTGCAGACGCAACCTGCGGGCTTGTGGAACATGATGACTTTGGTCTTCTTGTTCGTGGATATCTTCAATGGCTTTCCATCGATAGAAACCTGGTCCTTTGTTTCGTCCACTTGATGGCCGAGGTCGGAGATTGTTTCTCCGTTCACCTGTACGCGACCGCTGGCGACGAGTTCGTCGGCGGCACGGCGGCTAGCAAAACCACTGAGAGAAATGTACTTGTTGATACGCATAATTTTTTAGCCCCGTCTTTTATTTTTCATCCCCGTCTGCGTTTTTGTCATCACGGTCTTCGGTTGGTGAGTCTGTCGAACCATCAGTTTTCTTTAAAAATGCCGGGCGTTTCTTTGGCTTTTGTTCCGGTTCTTTTTCAGGCGGGTAGAGCAAACCGAATCGCAGCCCTGCCGTACTGATCTTGAACGTTTCGACGCGGAGTTTTTCAAGGAGCGAACGTAACCAGAAAAGTCCGCAAATGATAACTTCGTGGCGGCCATTGCCAAGTCCAGGGAGCATCGCGCGGAGTTCTTTCGAAAGGTTCGTGATGCGCGTGGTGACTGCTTCGAGGTCGGCAAGACTCATTTCGAGA
This window harbors:
- a CDS encoding metallophosphoesterase; its protein translation is MKRTLYIGDVHGCADELSEMIDKFGFVRGNDTIFQTGDIINKGPDMLRAMRIVEEIGILTVRGNHEEHLIRMMDTPKSQWTEKQKKRFKALTLDEWVYIRDTVKNWPLWRDTPHALLVHAGLEPGKTRLEDMSPEVLLSIRNWNDKPWYEQVSWNKTVVFGHWAKKGFVNIPGFIGLDSGCCYGKALTAWCPEEDKFYTVEALREYTPVKDKAKESEAAPCKVLGDNTPDSVPPKTFDEIKERIANGDIARKEETSEEKNIRKASPSISAEWAGY
- a CDS encoding pseudouridine synthase; this translates as MRINKYISLSGFASRRAADELVASGRVQVNGETISDLGHQVDETKDQVSIDGKPLKISTNKKTKVIMFHKPAGCVCTKDDPQGRRTVYDYLPPGYHNFKYVGRLDLQSRGLLLFTDDGELLYRLTHPSFEVPRSYYVWTTRQLSESAAQRLVDGVDIRDPEDPDAPEEIAFATDVYLENGFAELVLIEGKNREIRRMMRAVGYEIRDLKRVSYCQIQLGDLPAGEFRELTPNEMNKLRQAVHL